TAGTAAAGGTTTTACCTGAGCCGGTCACTCCGAGGAGCGTTTGCTCACGCACGCCCGCCTCTATACCTGAAGCTAGCTTGGCTATTGCATCCGGCTGGTCGCCAGAAGGCTGATATTTTGAGCGCAAATTGAATGCCATTATCAATCAATTATACGCTATTTGTTCGCATACTTAAAACCGCCCCGAAGGGCGGTCTCAAGCTACCTAGCGATATTTCTTACTGTTTTCGTGCAGGGTTTGACCCAAACATACTATTCCATGTCTGAGGACCCACAACGCCATCTTGAGCGAGTCCAGCTTTTTGTTGATACACCTTTACTGCATTGGCGGTATCCTGTCCATATACTCCATCAACTCCACTTGAGCCGATATTGTAGCCTAGATTTTTTAGCTGTTGTTGAATCAAGCTAACACAAGGACCCTGATTGCCTATTCCGAAAGCGTTCAGGCCACCACAAAGGCCTACTGGGGTCGGCGCTACTGGAGGTGCTGACTGCGTTGGTTCAAGCGTTGGAGCTGGCTTAGCTCCAGGAGGTGGGGTGTTATTCACCGGTGCACCAGACCACTCTCGCACGAGCTTATACACTATAGCGCCGCCGTTTGCACTGGTCGAAAACTTAATTTCTTGATTCGTAAGGTTTCCTGCTTGACCATTGACAGTAACTTGATCTACGGGCACACAGCGTACTCTTGCTGTCGAACTTGGACTATCGGTACCACTCCTTGTAGCAGAGGTACCTGCCGTGGTGTTCTTCCATTCCAGTGTCCAATTAGTCTGCCCTGTGCCGATAAACTTGACCTGGAAGCAATATCGAACTGTAATCCCGGCCTGCACCTTATCGGTAAACGTGATGCTGGACTTCCCGGAGCTTACCCAAGCCCGCGTACCATTCTCTTTAACTTGCATACTCCCACCGCTAATCGTTGCTGAGCTTGCGGGCTTATAACAGTTGGTAGCCATGTTCGGTCCCGCACAAAGAACCTCATTAGCGGCAGAACTTAATCGAACTAGGAGATACCCAAGCGCGAGTGCAAATACTACTATAACTATCGCAATTATTTTTTTATCAACTTTTCTCCTAGAGCTAGATAGTACACCTTTGGCAATATTTGCTTTAGGGTTTGTTTTTTTTGTGACTGCTTTTTTCGCAGGCATATGACAATTCCTTGTTTTAATGATGCTTGCGTTTATTATATAAGCGTTTTCTCAGTTTGGTCAAACCGCTTATGCTTAGGGCAATTACTGCTCCCCACACCACCCAGTCACCAGTCAATGAATAGGGCGTAATCTGCGTATTTGTAGCCACCGACCCGTGTATCAACTTATACCCCCGCTGAGTTACACCATCCACAAAGGTCCCATTACTATCGATTATGTAACTAAACCCGCCTCGAGCAGACTGAATAAATGGCCGAGCGTTTGCAACGGCATGCAAGCGCGCCATTTGGCGAGCCTCAATATGATACAGATCTGAAATACCCATCGTATCTAGCGATGCCGAGTTGGTCAAAATCGTAGCCCCGCGCATCGTCATACCGCGATATAACTCCGGCACAAATGCCCCGCTGCATGCCAACCCACCATACGACTCACCATTAAGGGCGTAGGGCATCTCATGCTCCTCGCCGTGCTCCACGCTTTTCTGATCCTGGAAGTGAAGCAGCAATTGCTCTTGGCCTGCATACGCCAGCACCACCTGATATATGTATGGCACGTATTCACCGCCGGGAACAGAAAACCATTTCTTCTGTTCAAACGCTGCGCCACCATCGGCCCGGTGGTATGTGACGAGATTATAGCCTAAGCCTGTCGTCCGCTGTTGCACACTATCGATCACAACGCCATTCGGATCTTTCAAGACACGAGTTACTGCGGCAGTATCCTGCTCGGCCTTGTTTTCCCATAGATGCGAGTACTCTGGTAAAATAATTGCATCTAGGCTTTTTTCTGGAAGGCTACCGAGCATCTCGGCAGTAGAAGTTGAGAAGGCCTCTGGGCTAAATTCATTGGCAAACTGCACCGCCGCTACATTTCGCGACTGACCGATCGGCTTCGCGTAGAGCACCCATCCCGCGAAGGCAACCACAATAGATATACCCAGCACGGCAGCTGGTTCGATCCATCGCTTGAAGCGCACACTGCGAATAATCGCGACGACAAAAAATGCCACCGCGAGACTCAAGAGGTACAATCCACCCCATCGAGCAATATAGACCAGGGGAGTATATACAATCCAATACCCAGCATTCCCAAAAGTCCAGAATGAACCGATCCTCCCGCCAGGACCTAGCGATACAACAGAAAATAAAACCGCTCGAAAGAACTCCGCAGCCACCCAAGCAAATGGTATGAGCCACCATCGCTTATCGTAAATCGATAGCTTCAGCGTACGAACGAGCCATACAAAAAAAACGTACCCGAGCGCAAAACTAGCCACCATAATCATTGCCGCTGTCGCTGCGACAATCTTCGTTGCGACACCGGTCGCGATTTCGGCAGTACGCAGTGTAAACATCCAGGAGATGACGTAGCCAAAGTATGCCGACCCAATCAGAAATGCTATCCAATATGGATGTTTGTGACACCAATTGGCCAAGCCTACTACTAATTTTGTTAGACCCTTGCGAATTTTCACCATTCCCTAGAGTAGCACAACCGTATTACTGAATTAACACTTGTAGCCACCCTGACTACAAGGTATGAATGCCTCCGCCTGACCAAATCCGAGAATATTTACTGTTCGAGAATCGGTATAAGTCCTCTCAACTACTCTATCTACCCCCGAGCCAGGCCCTTGATTATTGGTAATATTAGTGTTGCCCTCTATAGTTCTCAGCATAAAACCATTGGAATTCCAATAATAACCAAGAACTATCGCGACATGACTACGCTCTTCTCCAAATACCACTACATCACCAGCCTTAGCTTGATATCCACCATTCTTCTGTGCCGGGAAAAATTTCCTCTTCGCCTCAAATAAAGACTTCACGCTGACGCCTGGCTTCCACGCAAGTGGCACACGACCATCATTATCTAATCTCATCGGGTATCCAGCTTTTTTATACACCCAACTTACAAAATACGCGCACCAGGCATCTCTTACATTGCCCGTATAATCTAAGACGCTAGCGTCCCATTCTGCATGCCCGATTTGCGAATATGCAATCTTAGTGATTGTACTCCTACCATATGGCGAATCGGCTTGACTCATCCGGGCATATACACCACCAGTAACAACAAGCAACAAAATTACACCGAGTGCAATGAAACGCCGAGCGTTAGTTATCTGAAACCGCCCAGTTTTTATTGAAGTCCCTGTCCTTGATTTAGGGCTTGTTTTACGCCGTTGTTTACCATGTATTGTGGTCACGAATATATCTCAATTAACTGCTATAAGCATAACAATCAAATATGAGAATTACAATGTAGTCTTAAGCAGTAACGGTATCGAGCTTGGCCTTATCGAAGCCAACAATAATAGTGCCCTTGTAGTCCGTCACTGGCACACCCATCTGACCGGACTTATCGATCATTTCTTGAGCCTTTGAAGCATCTGCAAGTACGTCGATGGTCTCATAGTCGATGCCCTTATCCTCAAGATACGCCTTGACGTTCTTACAAAAAACGCAAGTTGGCGTTGTATAAACGATCACTTTATCAGATTTCTTTTCTTCAGTCATAGTTGCCCTCTCAATAATTACTTAACAAGTTTACTAAATATCATGCCGCTATGTCTAGTGTGTTTGAAGTAACATATGACGCTACGGACGCGCAGCCAGCCACATCGCGCACTGGATCGCGGCCTTGCTCCCCTCGCCTGCCGCCACGATAATCTGCTTCTCAAGCACATCGGTCACATCACCGGCAGCAAAGATACCTGGTACCGAGCTCATATTCTGCTTATCTATGACAATCTCACCCAGCTCATTCAGCTTCACTAGCCCCTGCACACAGTCGGTCGAAGGGATCGAACCAATTTCGATAAACACACCATCAACCATGAGCTGCTTCTCAAGCCCAGTCTGATCATCTTTTACTACGACTGAGCGCACTAATGTATCACCTTCGATTTTCGTTAGACTTGCATGATTCATAACACGAATATGCGGGGAAGCCATTACTTTCTCGATCATCACCTCATCACCTGTCAGGTTATCGGTATTATTCACAATCGTAATCCCTTTGGCGAGCTTCTCGATAGACAGTGCTGCGTCCAGTGCAGAGTTACCTCCACCCACGATTACGACGGCTTTATTCTTAAAAAGCGGTCCATCGCACCAAGCGCAATACGTTACTCCTTTATTGAGTAATTCTTCCTCTCCTGGCACCCCAAGCTTCTTCGGTGTCTTTCCGCTGGCGATTATCACCGACCGACTTGTCTCCTGAGTGCCGTCCGCCATAGTTACAACAAAGCCAGTATTTACCTTCGTGACCGAGCGAATGCCCTCTCGCAATAGCCGCAAGGTAATGTCGTCTTTGAATTCCGCCAAATGGTCTTGGAAATGCTTCGTAAGTTCAGCGCCTGAAATCATCGTAAAGCCAAGATAGTTCTCTACATCGCTCGACCACGCCGCTTGTCCACCAAGATCTTTGGTGAGCATTAAGGTCTTGAGTTTCTTACGAGCGAGATAAATTGCAGCAGTCAAGCCCGCCGGACCACCACCAATTACAACCACATCGTACTTGGCTGGCACTGCTTCTCTCGCATGCAGTGACTGACTAACCAGCTGATCGGTCGTCTGTACTTTCGGCAACGATGTATCTATTGTAGTTTCCACAATTCGCCCATTACATAAGCAGTATAGCGCGCTTATGTTCAATCAGCCAACTTAACCTACGGCCTATACTCCTTTGGTTCATAGTCGTGCGGAGCTTGGGCGAGTAGCTTATTCAACTTGGCGCGCGATAATAACCCGGCCTGCGCACCTATCTCCTGCACCACACTCATCGAGTTGATTGGCCCCCATTTCATCGCTTCACGAATATCGCCAGTCGTTATAAGTCCGGCTACAAAGGTACTCGTGTAGGCATCACCAGCGCCAGTTCGCTCATACGGCGGCTTCGGATCTGGGTAATTGCGCATCGCCAAGACTTGATTACCGTCAGAGGCATAGCTCCCATTTGGCCCATCGGTAATTGCTACGATCTTGGGACCGTATTTGTGAATCGCTTCTACTAGTACGCGAATATTTCGTTCGCCCGGCTTCTCAGTCATCATCTGCGCCTCCTCGACATTGACCGCGAAAACTTCAGTATGCGCATAGAGTTGCTTCAGTTTCTCAAACCCTAATCGCATCTGAAATGTACCCGGCTGAAAAGCAAGCTTGACCTCGGGATGCTTGATCAGATATTCAGCTATCTCGGCGTGCATGTGCGCTCCCGATTCAGCAAAGGAGCTTAAGTAGATCCACTTCGGTGTATCCTCTTCTGGAATGCGCGGCCACTTGTAGTCATAGTCTTCGTGCTTAATAAGAATTGTACGATCAGGCTCATACCAGAGCACAAAGTGATAATTACTCGCCTTCCCTCGATTCACCTTCATGTACTGGGTTTGCACATCATTCTTGCGCAGGGCGACTAACATCCCGCGACCAATATCATCATCACCGATGTTCGACATGAGCGAGCTCTTCAGCCCCAGACGCGACAACGAAACCGCCGCATTTGCACTATTGCCCACCCCTTCGATCACCGTCATCGACTCAAACGGAATTTTCGAGCCATACGTCATGCACAAGAGCGGATGCTTGTCCTTTGGATCCTTATCAATTTCGGCCTCTTGTGGAAGCAGCTTAATAAACGGCTCACTCACGACATCGCCCACGCACAATACATCAATCCTGTGGCTCATGATACGGGTTCTCCTTCAAAAATACTTACGTTTATATCCATCATATCAACTTCTAGATTGCGAAGCACCCCAGCTCGCGCACCAAGGTAGCCAATCACACTCGTAGCATTGGCGCTCGCGAAGCTCATCGCTTCTTGCATTGATTTGCCGCGCGCAATGGCAGCAATCAGGCCTGCGCCATAGGCGTCACCTGCGCCAGTTCGGTCGACAACCGCGCTCTTCTTATAAAGCGGCGCATGATACAGATAGCTCCCATCAAGTACCCAGCTCCCACGGGCACCCTCAGTAATGACGATGGTGTGCAAGCCAGCTCGACGCGCCACCTTCATACAACGCTTCACACCCACCACCTGGAAGAGGAGCTCCGCCTCATCTTGATTGAGGATCACCACATCTGCCTGCTTGAGGATCCGCAGTAATCGAGTGCGCTTACTAATTTCTAGATTGCCAGGGCTGACTGCAATGCGTGAGCCCTGCAAAGCAGATTGCTTGACGATATCGGCCAGAATATCGATCGAGCCCGCGAGTGAAGTGACATATACCCACGCACAATCTACCTTAGCCTGCTCGACAAACGCCTTCGTATACTCATAACCCGCACCGCGGTGAGTCAGCATCGAGTCCTCGCCATTCGGACCTTTGAGTACAATCGTAATGCCAGTCTGATGCGTCTTATCTACATACAATCGATTAATGATCCCCTCCGCATCCAGCGCATGTATGATCTGTTGAGCTGCGCCATCAGCACCTACTTTTGCAAGGCAAGCTACCCGGCTCCCTGTCCGCGCAAAAGTTACTGCGGCATT
The bacterium DNA segment above includes these coding regions:
- a CDS encoding peptidoglycan-binding protein, with the translated sequence MATNCYKPASSATISGGSMQVKENGTRAWVSSGKSSITFTDKVQAGITVRYCFQVKFIGTGQTNWTLEWKNTTAGTSATRSGTDSPSSTARVRCVPVDQVTVNGQAGNLTNQEIKFSTSANGGAIVYKLVREWSGAPVNNTPPPGAKPAPTLEPTQSAPPVAPTPVGLCGGLNAFGIGNQGPCVSLIQQQLKNLGYNIGSSGVDGVYGQDTANAVKVYQQKAGLAQDGVVGPQTWNSMFGSNPARKQ
- a CDS encoding CHAP domain-containing protein, with the protein product MTTIHGKQRRKTSPKSRTGTSIKTGRFQITNARRFIALGVILLLVVTGGVYARMSQADSPYGRSTITKIAYSQIGHAEWDASVLDYTGNVRDAWCAYFVSWVYKKAGYPMRLDNDGRVPLAWKPGVSVKSLFEAKRKFFPAQKNGGYQAKAGDVVVFGEERSHVAIVLGYYWNSNGFMLRTIEGNTNITNNQGPGSGVDRVVERTYTDSRTVNILGFGQAEAFIPCSQGGYKC
- a CDS encoding glutathione S-transferase N-terminal domain-containing protein, which encodes MTEEKKSDKVIVYTTPTCVFCKNVKAYLEDKGIDYETIDVLADASKAQEMIDKSGQMGVPVTDYKGTIIVGFDKAKLDTVTA
- a CDS encoding FAD-dependent oxidoreductase; this translates as METTIDTSLPKVQTTDQLVSQSLHAREAVPAKYDVVVIGGGPAGLTAAIYLARKKLKTLMLTKDLGGQAAWSSDVENYLGFTMISGAELTKHFQDHLAEFKDDITLRLLREGIRSVTKVNTGFVVTMADGTQETSRSVIIASGKTPKKLGVPGEEELLNKGVTYCAWCDGPLFKNKAVVIVGGGNSALDAALSIEKLAKGITIVNNTDNLTGDEVMIEKVMASPHIRVMNHASLTKIEGDTLVRSVVVKDDQTGLEKQLMVDGVFIEIGSIPSTDCVQGLVKLNELGEIVIDKQNMSSVPGIFAAGDVTDVLEKQIIVAAGEGSKAAIQCAMWLAARP
- a CDS encoding carbohydrate kinase family protein; its protein translation is MSHRIDVLCVGDVVSEPFIKLLPQEAEIDKDPKDKHPLLCMTYGSKIPFESMTVIEGVGNSANAAVSLSRLGLKSSLMSNIGDDDIGRGMLVALRKNDVQTQYMKVNRGKASNYHFVLWYEPDRTILIKHEDYDYKWPRIPEEDTPKWIYLSSFAESGAHMHAEIAEYLIKHPEVKLAFQPGTFQMRLGFEKLKQLYAHTEVFAVNVEEAQMMTEKPGERNIRVLVEAIHKYGPKIVAITDGPNGSYASDGNQVLAMRNYPDPKPPYERTGAGDAYTSTFVAGLITTGDIREAMKWGPINSMSVVQEIGAQAGLLSRAKLNKLLAQAPHDYEPKEYRP
- a CDS encoding carbohydrate kinase family protein gives rise to the protein MEKSSSLDVLTVGGAVNDVFLVSNEFAPVILDRQPFLRLPAAMKIDIPDIGNDVGGGAMNAAVTFARTGSRVACLAKVGADGAAQQIIHALDAEGIINRLYVDKTHQTGITIVLKGPNGEDSMLTHRGAGYEYTKAFVEQAKVDCAWVYVTSLAGSIDILADIVKQSALQGSRIAVSPGNLEISKRTRLLRILKQADVVILNQDEAELLFQVVGVKRCMKVARRAGLHTIVITEGARGSWVLDGSYLYHAPLYKKSAVVDRTGAGDAYGAGLIAAIARGKSMQEAMSFASANATSVIGYLGARAGVLRNLEVDMMDINVSIFEGEPVS